One Glycine max cultivar Williams 82 chromosome 3, Glycine_max_v4.0, whole genome shotgun sequence DNA window includes the following coding sequences:
- the LOC100791088 gene encoding cytochrome P450 82C4-like, producing MTFNTIVRMIAGKRFGGDTVNQEENEAWKLRKTIKDATYLFGTFVVADAIPSLSWFDFQGYLSFMKSTAKQTDLILEKWLEEHLRKRRVERDGGCESDFMDAMISKFEEQEEICGYKRETVIKATSMLLILTGSGSIAITLTWTLSLLLNHPKVLKAAQQELNTHIGKERWVLESDIKNLTYLHAIIKETLRLYPPAPLTGIREVMEDCCVAGYHVPKGTRLLINLWNLQRDPQVWPNPNEFQPERFLTTHQDIDFMSQNFELIPFSYGRRSCPGMTFGLQVLHLTLARLLQGFDMCPKDGVEVDMTEGLGLALPKEHALQVILQPRLPLELYECL from the exons ATGACCTTCAATACAATTGTGAGAATGATAGCTGGGAAAAGATTTGGTGGGGACACAGTTAATCAAGAAGAGAATGAGGCATGGAAGCTAAGGAAGACCATCAAAGATGCCACATATCTATTTGGTACTTTTGTGGTTGCTGATGCTATTCCATCACTTAGTTGGTTTGATTTCCAAGGGTACCTAAGTTTCATGAAGAGTACAGCTAAGCAAACTGACCTTATTCTTGAGAAGTGGTTGGAAGAACATTTAAGGAAGAGACGCGTGGAAAGAGATGGTGGATGTGAAAGCGACTTTATGGATGCTATGATATCAAAGTTTGAAGAGCAAGAAGAGATTTGTGGCTATAAGCGAGAGACAGTTATCAAAGCAACATCAATG CTTCTTATCCTTACTGGTTCTGGAAGCATAGCCATAACACTAACATGGACACTCTCCTTGCTCCTAAACCATCCAAAGGTTCTGAAAGCTGCCCAACAAGAACTGAACACACACATAGGAAAAGAAAGATGGGTCCTAGAATCTGACATAAAAAACCTAACTTATCTACATGCCATTATCAAAGAGACCCTTCGTTTGTACCCACCAGCACCCTTAACAGGAATCAGAGAGGTCATGGAGGATTGTTGTGTGGCAGGGTACCATGTGCCAAAGGGAACACGTTTGCTTATTAACCTTTGGAACTTGCAAAGGGATCCACAAGTATGGCCCAACCCCAATGAGTTTCAACCAGAGAGGTTCCTCACCACTCATCAAGACATTGACTTTATGAGTCAGAACTTTGAGCTCATTCCATTTAGCTATGGAAGAAGGTCGTGCCCTGGCATGACATTTGGGCTACAAGTGTTGCACTTGACTTTGGCTCGGTTGCTTCAAGGGTTTGATATGTGCCCAAAGGATGGTGTTGAAGTCGATATGACGGAAGGGTTAGGATTGGCCTTGCCTAAGGAACATGCACTTCAAGTTATTCTCCAACCACGTCTTCCATTGGAACTTTATGAATGCCTTTGA